The following coding sequences lie in one Apium graveolens cultivar Ventura chromosome 1, ASM990537v1, whole genome shotgun sequence genomic window:
- the LOC141678268 gene encoding pectinesterase-like isoform X2 gives MPHTTSPSGEITKKKLVPRSTNTRTRKYTNPLMKTPMQMILSIFIVLNIAQIVLGQTFDMVVAQDGSGGFTQISDAVAAAPINSLQKYFIKIKAGTYNERVQIGYDKKNLVLIGDGMDSTVITFDRSTQAGYSVTDTPTVDVLGDGFIAAGITFINSAGPSNDKAVALRSTSQYSAFYQCRFEGYEDTLFVGNGTQFYRNCEIYGSVDFIFGDAAVVFQNCGIYVRDPTAGKACYVTAQGRDSKKKNTGIVLHNCTITTDNNNKPHIGTKVYLGRPWRSLSTVVVMQSYLDDIIDLQGWRRWEESNDGLNTLYYGEYQNRGPSAVTNQRVTWKGFRVMPFSEAEKFTVRNFLQGEAWLPQLNIPFFPDLLPDVRTGKWPTQGTDQDTSLYYSSAGAQKQCMNFFLILFVILFNFFV, from the exons ATGCCTCACACAACTT CCCCTTCAGGTGAAATAACTAAGAAAAAGTTAGTACCAAGAAGCACGAATACACGAACACGCAAGTACACGAATCCTCTGATGAAGACACCAATGCAG ATGATTTTGTCGATCTTTATTGTCCTGAATATTGCTCAAATTGTGCTTGGACAAACGTTCGACATGGTTGTAGCGCAAGATGGATCAGGGGGCTTTACTCAAATCTCTGATGCTGTTGCTGCTGCACCGATTAATAGTTTGCAGAAGTACTTCATTAAAATTAAGGCAGGCACGTATAATGAGCGTGTTCAAATAGGATATGACAAAAAGAACCTTGTTTTAATCGGAGATGGTATGGATTCGACAGTTATTACCTTTGACAGGTCTACCCAAGCGGGTTATAGTGTTACTGATACTCCAACAGTAG ATGTGTTAGGCGACGGATTCATAGCAGCGGGTATAACCTTTATTAATTCAGCTGGACCAAGCAATGACAAAGCTGTGGCATTGAGAAGCACTTCTCAGTATTCTGCATTCTACCAATGTAGATTCGAGGGGTATGAGGACACACTTTTTGTTGGAAATGGCACTCAATTTTACAGAAACTGTGAAATCTATGGAAGCGTTGATTTTATATTTGGTGATGCTGCAGTAGTTTTTCAAAATTGTGGCATTTATGTTCGCGATCCTACCGCGGGTAAAGCGTGTTATGTAACAGCACAAGGAAGGGATAGCAAAAAGAAAAATACAGGCATTGTACTACACAATTGCACAATCACAACAGATAATAACAATAAGCCTCACATTGGAACAAAGGTATACCTTGGCAGGCCATGGAGATCATTGTCAACTGTAGTTGTAATGCAATCTTACTTGGATGATATAATTGATCTGCAAGGATGGCGTCGATGGGAAGAGAGTAATGATGGCCTTAATACTTTATATTATGGTGAATATCAAAATCGAGGTCCGAGTGCTGTGACCAATCAGAGGGTTACTTGGAAAGGATTCAGAGTTATGCCTTTCTCAGAAGCTGAAAAATTCACTGTCAGAAACTTTTTACAGGGAGAAGCATGGTTACCTCAACTGAACATTCCATTTTTTCCAGACCTTTTGCCAGATGTCAGGACCGGAAAGTGGCCAACCCAGGGTACGGACCAGGATACCTCTCTCTATTATAGTTCAGCTGGTGCTCAGAAACAGTGTATGAATTTTTTTCTAATTctttttgttattttatttaatttttttgtatAA
- the LOC141678268 gene encoding pectinesterase-like isoform X3 has translation MKTPMQMILSIFIVLNIAQIVLGQTFDMVVAQDGSGGFTQISDAVAAAPINSLQKYFIKIKAGTYNERVQIGYDKKNLVLIGDGMDSTVITFDRSTQAGYSVTDTPTVDVLGDGFIAAGITFINSAGPSNDKAVALRSTSQYSAFYQCRFEGYEDTLFVGNGTQFYRNCEIYGSVDFIFGDAAVVFQNCGIYVRDPTAGKACYVTAQGRDSKKKNTGIVLHNCTITTDNNNKPHIGTKVYLGRPWRSLSTVVVMQSYLDDIIDLQGWRRWEESNDGLNTLYYGEYQNRGPSAVTNQRVTWKGFRVMPFSEAEKFTVRNFLQGEAWLPQLNIPFFPDLLPDVRTGKWPTQGTDQDTSLYYSSAGAQKQCMNFFLILFVILFNFFV, from the exons ATGAAGACACCAATGCAG ATGATTTTGTCGATCTTTATTGTCCTGAATATTGCTCAAATTGTGCTTGGACAAACGTTCGACATGGTTGTAGCGCAAGATGGATCAGGGGGCTTTACTCAAATCTCTGATGCTGTTGCTGCTGCACCGATTAATAGTTTGCAGAAGTACTTCATTAAAATTAAGGCAGGCACGTATAATGAGCGTGTTCAAATAGGATATGACAAAAAGAACCTTGTTTTAATCGGAGATGGTATGGATTCGACAGTTATTACCTTTGACAGGTCTACCCAAGCGGGTTATAGTGTTACTGATACTCCAACAGTAG ATGTGTTAGGCGACGGATTCATAGCAGCGGGTATAACCTTTATTAATTCAGCTGGACCAAGCAATGACAAAGCTGTGGCATTGAGAAGCACTTCTCAGTATTCTGCATTCTACCAATGTAGATTCGAGGGGTATGAGGACACACTTTTTGTTGGAAATGGCACTCAATTTTACAGAAACTGTGAAATCTATGGAAGCGTTGATTTTATATTTGGTGATGCTGCAGTAGTTTTTCAAAATTGTGGCATTTATGTTCGCGATCCTACCGCGGGTAAAGCGTGTTATGTAACAGCACAAGGAAGGGATAGCAAAAAGAAAAATACAGGCATTGTACTACACAATTGCACAATCACAACAGATAATAACAATAAGCCTCACATTGGAACAAAGGTATACCTTGGCAGGCCATGGAGATCATTGTCAACTGTAGTTGTAATGCAATCTTACTTGGATGATATAATTGATCTGCAAGGATGGCGTCGATGGGAAGAGAGTAATGATGGCCTTAATACTTTATATTATGGTGAATATCAAAATCGAGGTCCGAGTGCTGTGACCAATCAGAGGGTTACTTGGAAAGGATTCAGAGTTATGCCTTTCTCAGAAGCTGAAAAATTCACTGTCAGAAACTTTTTACAGGGAGAAGCATGGTTACCTCAACTGAACATTCCATTTTTTCCAGACCTTTTGCCAGATGTCAGGACCGGAAAGTGGCCAACCCAGGGTACGGACCAGGATACCTCTCTCTATTATAGTTCAGCTGGTGCTCAGAAACAGTGTATGAATTTTTTTCTAATTctttttgttattttatttaatttttttgtatAA
- the LOC141678259 gene encoding GPN-loop GTPase QQT2-like produces the protein MDTEEDDSCMQMDTDDLATNGDISESMGKLIIDESSSSKLKKKPVIIFLVGMEGSGKTTFLRRLVCYTQASNTSGYVINLDPAVTNLPFGANIDIRDTVRYKEVMKQYNIRANSAILTSFNLFATKFDQVISAIENRADQLDYVLVDTPGQIDIFTLSASGAIITEAFASIFPTVITYVLDTPRSQSPTTFINNMLYAGSILNKTGLPLVLAFNKTDLAEPQFAFQWMNDFEVFRAALASENSYTSNLTQSLSHFLEEFYKNLHPVGVSAVSGAGIDAFFKSINASANEYLEIYRSDLDKRQIEKPRPVDERCKEYMDMLRKEIEKIKGESVAPSTSLKDREGNTMIMTFKECVEGDDDFFGRYTDDEEFTDGNEDDDEDDEALARFCT, from the exons ATGGACACTGAAGAAGATGACTCTTGTATGCAGATGGATACAGATGATTTAGCTACA AATGGTGATATTAGTGAGTCAATGGGGAAACTGATTATCGACGAGTCATCATCAAGTAAATTGAAGAAAAAGCCTGTTATTATCTTTCTTGTAGGAATGGAAG GAAGCGGAAAAACTACTTTTCTTCGTCGGTTGGTTTGCTATACACAAGCTTCGAACACTAGTGGTTATGTTATCAATCTTGATCCTGCTGTAACGAACCTGCCGTTTGGTGCTAATATTGATATAAGAGATACTGTTCGGTACAAGGAAGTTATGAAGCAATACAATATTCGAGCTAACAGTGCCATCTTAACATCGTTTAACTTGTTTGCCACAAAGTTTGATCAG GTCATTTCTGCAATCGAGAACCGTGCTGATCAGCTAGATTATGTTCTGGTGGACACTCCTGGACAAATTGACATCTTCACTTTGTCTGCTTCTGGAGCCATAATTACTGAAGCTTTTGCCTCAATTTTCCCTACCGTGATCACGTATGTACTTGACACACCTCGCTCACAGAGTCCAACCACATTCATAAATAATATGCTTTATGCTGGTAGCATCCTCAACAAGACAGGACTTCCGTTGGTATTGGCCTTCAACAAGACTGATTTGGCAGAACCTCAATTTGCTTTTCAG TGGATGAATGATTTTGAGGTTTTCCGTGCTGCACTGGCTTCAGAGAACTCCTACACTTCAAACCTGACTCAAAGCCTCTCCCATTTTCTCGAGGAGTTCTATAAGAATTTACATCCTGTTGGAGTCTCTGCTGTTTCTGGAGCTGGCATTGATGCATTCTTTAAGTCCATCAATGCAAGTGCAAATGAGTACCTTGAAATTTACAG GTCTGACCTTGATAAGCGACAGATAGAGAAGCCACGTCCGGTAGACGAACGCTGCAAAGAGTACATGGATATGCTGAGGAAAGAAATTGAGAAAATCAAGGGAGAATCAGTAGCGCCGAGCACAAGCTTGAAGGACAGAGAAGGGAATACTATGATCATGACTTTTAAAGAATGTGTAGAGGGAGACGACGACTTTTTTGGAAGGTATACTGACGACGAAGAATTCACCGACGgtaatgaagatgatgatgaagatgacGAAGCGCTTGCTAGATTTTGCACGTAA
- the LOC141678268 gene encoding pectinesterase-like isoform X1 — MSHCRSCFIAPSGEITKKKLVPRSTNTRTRKYTNPLMKTPMQMILSIFIVLNIAQIVLGQTFDMVVAQDGSGGFTQISDAVAAAPINSLQKYFIKIKAGTYNERVQIGYDKKNLVLIGDGMDSTVITFDRSTQAGYSVTDTPTVDVLGDGFIAAGITFINSAGPSNDKAVALRSTSQYSAFYQCRFEGYEDTLFVGNGTQFYRNCEIYGSVDFIFGDAAVVFQNCGIYVRDPTAGKACYVTAQGRDSKKKNTGIVLHNCTITTDNNNKPHIGTKVYLGRPWRSLSTVVVMQSYLDDIIDLQGWRRWEESNDGLNTLYYGEYQNRGPSAVTNQRVTWKGFRVMPFSEAEKFTVRNFLQGEAWLPQLNIPFFPDLLPDVRTGKWPTQGTDQDTSLYYSSAGAQKQCMNFFLILFVILFNFFV, encoded by the exons ATGTCCCATTGTAGATCTTGTTTTATAGCCCCTTCAGGTGAAATAACTAAGAAAAAGTTAGTACCAAGAAGCACGAATACACGAACACGCAAGTACACGAATCCTCTGATGAAGACACCAATGCAG ATGATTTTGTCGATCTTTATTGTCCTGAATATTGCTCAAATTGTGCTTGGACAAACGTTCGACATGGTTGTAGCGCAAGATGGATCAGGGGGCTTTACTCAAATCTCTGATGCTGTTGCTGCTGCACCGATTAATAGTTTGCAGAAGTACTTCATTAAAATTAAGGCAGGCACGTATAATGAGCGTGTTCAAATAGGATATGACAAAAAGAACCTTGTTTTAATCGGAGATGGTATGGATTCGACAGTTATTACCTTTGACAGGTCTACCCAAGCGGGTTATAGTGTTACTGATACTCCAACAGTAG ATGTGTTAGGCGACGGATTCATAGCAGCGGGTATAACCTTTATTAATTCAGCTGGACCAAGCAATGACAAAGCTGTGGCATTGAGAAGCACTTCTCAGTATTCTGCATTCTACCAATGTAGATTCGAGGGGTATGAGGACACACTTTTTGTTGGAAATGGCACTCAATTTTACAGAAACTGTGAAATCTATGGAAGCGTTGATTTTATATTTGGTGATGCTGCAGTAGTTTTTCAAAATTGTGGCATTTATGTTCGCGATCCTACCGCGGGTAAAGCGTGTTATGTAACAGCACAAGGAAGGGATAGCAAAAAGAAAAATACAGGCATTGTACTACACAATTGCACAATCACAACAGATAATAACAATAAGCCTCACATTGGAACAAAGGTATACCTTGGCAGGCCATGGAGATCATTGTCAACTGTAGTTGTAATGCAATCTTACTTGGATGATATAATTGATCTGCAAGGATGGCGTCGATGGGAAGAGAGTAATGATGGCCTTAATACTTTATATTATGGTGAATATCAAAATCGAGGTCCGAGTGCTGTGACCAATCAGAGGGTTACTTGGAAAGGATTCAGAGTTATGCCTTTCTCAGAAGCTGAAAAATTCACTGTCAGAAACTTTTTACAGGGAGAAGCATGGTTACCTCAACTGAACATTCCATTTTTTCCAGACCTTTTGCCAGATGTCAGGACCGGAAAGTGGCCAACCCAGGGTACGGACCAGGATACCTCTCTCTATTATAGTTCAGCTGGTGCTCAGAAACAGTGTATGAATTTTTTTCTAATTctttttgttattttatttaatttttttgtatAA